The Anastrepha ludens isolate Willacy chromosome 2, idAnaLude1.1, whole genome shotgun sequence genome contains a region encoding:
- the LOC128855625 gene encoding pre-mRNA-processing factor 39 encodes MASKEDNVSGENPVRRTRSGRKVVAPPAAPTPIRSSRRTKRGAQEQIVETDEDEVQQTDEKDTDTAEDQSDVIKEMLEEAAQGVIIDNPDGDDDVIIYEEHIVESEEIVEEVPQDDDCIVYEEQLVEEDHQPAEEDIEMYTVQEEEQVVTEVPIVSETGIDEKSSSFPFGPTCGHSETSEDVQNEEGTNETGAVESSLLASLAGDNANSLPSVGGGEENDVKKDDFEAKVPPVLTNNEKMESDDSLSEPAIAEDIGICADASNATIVNTELVSEDELPLPTKPEINDAEEVSDDELPAPQRAELPADAEVISEDELPTATGQAEKKSPLASPKTPTKSNSTESVAKESIGQKRKAIDADKSDCNYEKQRKLEDSKKRNDEQYNPMSPTSESNDATPIVTVEKKPKVESSSGESENKEKKREKEKEREREREKEKVKEKEKEKEKEKEKEKERKRLPDLDKYWRAVKEDPADFTGWTYLLQYVDNESDAEAAREAYDAFLSHYPYCYGYWRKYADYEKRKGIKANCNAVFERGLEAIPLSVDLWIHYLAHVKSNHAEDESYIRSQFERAVDACGLEFRSDKLWDAYVKWESESKHYQNVVKVYDRLLAIPTQGYSGHFDNFQDLINQHSIGSTITPEELRKVRAELRESSASRSSSSRSKSRRSVSHEKEHESHDEKKGDEERGSKSPNAKDPDSNQDETPVISISEAIEIDRETDAAAATTEKLNSEDLGDLSNLSEEEEAAIKDKIISIRRKLHKATVAAVTARWNFEEGIKRPYFHVKPLERCQLKNWKDYLDFEIEKGDRTRILVLFERCLIACALYDEFWLKMIRYLETQLDQPGIVAITSDVYRRACEIHHPDKPSLHLMWAAFEECQNNFDRASMVLENLEKKCPNLLQVAYRRINVERRRGDMSKCRELYEHYINTAKNKTIAGSLAIKYARFLNKICDDLDGGLRVLRQALDKDAANTRVALQMIDLVLQRPKVDEDEVVLIMDKFMARENIDPEQKVLFAQRKVEFLEDFGSTAKGLQDAQRALQVALSKANEAKKKRESSPSRKSSSSSKEVSMSNTAASSAYNNGVSATASSYNYNSANSAYYGQQNSSAYTTQQSYDGYYNHWQYGSSYGNYGQWSGYGNYY; translated from the exons ATGGCGTCGAAAGAAGATAACGTTTCTGGTGAAAATCCAG TTCGTCGAACGAGATCCGGCAGAAAAGTTGTAGCACCACCCGCTGCTCCAACACCAATACGCTCGTCTAGACGAACAAAAAGAGGCGCGCAGGAACAG ATTGTAGAAACTGACGAGGACGAAGTTCAACAGACAGATGAAAAAGATACTGACACTGCTGAAGATCAATCTGACGTTATTAAAGAAATGTTGGAAGAAGCAGCCCAAGGCGTAATAATTGACAACCCAGATGGAGATGATGATGTCATCATATATGAGGAGCATATTGTAGAATCGGAGGAAATAGTTGAAGAAGTACCGCAAGACGATGACTGCATTGTATATGAAGAACAATTGGTTGAGGAAGACCATCAACCGGCTGAAGAAGATATTGAAATGTACACCGTACAAGAAGAAGAGCAAGTTGTCACAGAAGTGCCCATTGTATCAGAAACAGGAATCGATGAAAAAAGTTCTTCGTTTCCTTTCGGACCAACTTGTGGACACTCCGAGACTTCGGAAGATGTACAAAACGAAGAAGGAACGAATGAGACTGGAGCAGTAGAAAGTTCTTTACTAGCTTCCTTAGCCGGTGACAATGCCAATAGTTTACCATCCGTTGGAGGGGGTGAAGAAAATGACGTTAAAAAGGATGACTTTGAAGCAAAAGTACCGCCTGTATtaacaaataatgaaaaaatggaaTCAGACGATTCACTATCTGAGCCGGCAATTGCAGAAGACATTGGAATTTGTGCGGATGCCAGTAATGCAACTATTGTAAACACTGAACTAGTTTCGGAAGATGAGTTGCCTTTGCCTACAAAACCCGAAATAAATGATGCGGAAGAGGTATCTGACGACGAACTTCCAGCACCTCAGCGCGCCGAATTGCCTGCAGATGCCGAAGTAATATCAGAGGATGAGTTGCCAACTGCAACCGGTCAAGCCGAAAAGAAATCGCCGCTTGCATCGCCTAAGACTCCCACTAAGAGTAATTCTACAGAATCTGTCGCTAAGGAGTCTATTGGTCAAAAACGCAAAGCTATTGACGCCGATAAGAGCGATTGCAATTATGAAAAACAGCGTAAGCTAGAGGACTCAAAGAAAAGAAACGATGAACAATACAACCCAATGAGTCCAACGTCAGAGAGTAACGATGCTACACCCATTGTAACCGTAGAGAAGAAACCCAAAGTTGAAAGTAGCTCTGGAG AAAGCGAAAACAAAGagaaaaagagagagaaagaaaaagaaCGTGAACGTGAACGTGAGAAGGAGAAAGTAAAGGAGAaggaaaaagagaaagaaaaggagaaagaaaaagaaaaggaacgTAAACGCTTACCAGATCTAGATAAATATTGGCGTGCCGTTAAAGAGGATCCTGCCGATTTCACAGGATGGACATACTTGTTACAGTATGTAGACAATGAG tCTGATGCCGAGGCGGCGCGTGAGGCTTACGATGCATTCCTATCACACTATCCGTATTGTTATGGATATTGGCGCAAGTATGCTGACTACGAGAAGCGCAAAGGCATTAAGGCCAATTGCAACGCG GTTTTCGAACGCGGTCTGGAAGCGATTCCGCTGTCAGTGGATCTCTGGATCCATTACCTAGCACACGTAAAGAGCAACCATGCCGAGGATGAATCGTATATTCGGTCACAATTCGAGCGTGCAGTAGACGCTTGTGGTCTGGAGTTCCGCTCCGACAAGCTCTGGGATGCCTACGTTAAATGGGAGAGTGAATCAAAGCATTACCAAAACGTTGTAAAGGTCTACGATCGTTTATTAGCCATTCCAACTCAAGGCTATAGTGGTCATTTTGATAA TTTCCAAGACTTGATAAATCAACACTCCATTGGGAGCACCATAACTCCTGAGGAATTGAGGAAGGTGAGGGCTGAACTACGCGAAAGTAGTGCGTCTCGCTCTTCGTCGTCTCGTTCTAAGAGTCGACGTAGTGTTTCACATGAAAAGGAACATGAATCCCATGATGAGAAGAAAGGTGACGAAGAACGGGGCAGCAAATCGCCAAATGCAAAAGATCCTGATAGTAATCAGGATGAAACACCAGTAATTTCTATTAGCGAAGCAATCGAAATTGACCGCGAAACAGACGCTGCTGCAGCCACCACCGAAAAACTCAATTCAGAAGACCTCGGCGATTTAAGCAACCTCAGTGAAGAGGAAGAGGCAGCTATAAAAGACAAAATTATTTCGATTCGTCGCAAATTACATAAGGCCACCGTTGCTGCAGTGACTGCTCGTTGGAATTTTGAAGAAGGCATAAAGCGCCCATATTTCCATGTGAAGCCACTCGAACGCTGCCAACTTAAGAATTGGAAAGATTATCTCGATTTCGAGATTGAAAAAGGCGATCGCACTCGTATTTTGGTGCTTTTTGAACGTTGTCTAATCGCATGTGCATTATATGATGAATTCTGGCTGAAGATGATACGCTACCTGGAGACACAATTGGATCAGCCAGGTATCGTGGCTATCACCAGCGATGTTTATCGACGGGCATGCGAAATCCACCATCCCGACAAACCAAGTCTACATTTAATGTGGGCAGCATTTGAAGAGTGCCAAAATAATTTTGATCGCGCCTCCATGGTTTTGGAAAATCTCGAAAAGAAATGTCCAAATTTACTACAGGTTGCCTATCGGCGCATAAATGTGGAACGCCGGCGTGGCGATATGAGCAAATGTCGTGAACTGTATGAGCATTATATAAATACGGCAAAGAATAAAACAATCGCTGGCAGTTTAGCGATTAAATATGCACGATTTCTGAATAAAATCTGCGATGATCTGGATGGCGGATTGCGTGTGCTGCGGCAGGCATTGGACAAAGATGCGGCAAATACGCGCGTGGCACTGCAAATGATAGATTTGGTATTGCAACGACCAAAAGTGGATGAGGATGAGGTGGTGCTAATAATGGACAAATTTATGGCACGTGAAAATATAGATCCCGAGCAGAAAGTGCTATTTGCGCAGCGCAAAGTTGAGTTCTTGGAAGATTTCGGCAGCACGGCCAAGGGTTTGCAAGATGCGCAGCGAGCACTACAAGTAGCATTGAGCAAGGCAAATGAAGCCAAAAAGAAGCG TGAATCAAGTCCTTCCCGCAAATCCTCATCGAGCAGCAAAGAAGTTTCTATGTCAAACACAGCTGCATCATCAGCATATAATAACGGCGTCAGCGCTACCGCTTCGAGTTACAACTATAATTCGGCAAATTCAGCTTATTATGGGCAACAAAATAGTAGTGCCTACACAACGCAGCAATCATATGATGGCTACTACAACCATTGGCAGTATGGCTCGAGTTATGGAAACTATGGGCAATGGAGCGGATATGGAAATTACTATTAA